A genomic stretch from Clavelina lepadiformis chromosome 5, kaClaLepa1.1, whole genome shotgun sequence includes:
- the LOC143461254 gene encoding EGF domain-specific O-linked N-acetylglucosamine transferase-like isoform X2 → METNLVLQMNYKSDGSCWGYEPLCMADMKFGREYSSCASKKEENDFWELVDFGYVKKLQDELLVICKPNHNTDSYLYCTKYTRYCRAKHLYLDFTKLLIPGNTDKYREDVFEPGQIGGHCSFDKALLESQSKHKSPLQSWYAELQQFSQLPFKPMEETRNCDIVVNKTVVLMKLDYGGNMFHHFCDFFNLYVSQHVNDSWFGQDIQIVNWDTANSAYFDLFPTSWQAFTKHPTSPLVAWHGKRVCIRDVMFPLLPRMRRGLYYNTYVPGTCVGSNLFRAFSEHFLYRMNIPLHGPLVVNNIPKVKVTLLRRGNPKNNNVYRQIKNQDVLVSKIRELSNVDVKVVEYNWKEISFKEQLTITRNTDIFIGMHGAGLTHFLFLPDWAVAIELYNCGDKHCYHDLARLRGVHYMTWPKDPSVAPVASDQGKHAVYGNNPKFWNWTFDPDTFKKIVQRAVEYVLKNNQYQEAAQEKMKTNMKAEL, encoded by the exons ATGGAAACGAATCTTGTCCTCCAAAT gAATTATAAATCGGATGGTAGTTGCTGGGGATATGAGCCACTTTGCATGGCAGACATGAAGTTTGGAAGAGAGTATTCAAGTTGTGCATCAAAAAAGGAAGAGAATGATTTTTGGGAATTG GTTGACTTTGGATATGTTAAAAAGCTGCAGGATGAACTGCTGGTGATCTGTAAGCCCAATCACAACACAGATTCATATCTCTATTGTACAAA GTATACGAGATATTGCAGAGCTAAGCACCTTTACCTGGACTTCACAAAACTACTCATCCCAGGAAACACTGATAAATATCGTGAGGATGTCTTTGAACCCGGACAGATTGGTGGCCATTGTAGCTTTGATAAAGCACTACTTGAGTCCCAAAGCAAACATAAGAGCCCGCTGCAGTCATG GTATGCTGAGCTTCAGCAGTTTTCACAGCTTCCTTTTAAACCTATGGAAGAAACACGTAATTGTGATATTGTTGTGAATAAAACAGTCGTGTTGATGAAGCTTGACTACGGTGGGAACATGTTCCATCATTTTTGTGACTTCTTCAACCTCTATGTTTCACAACACGTTAATGACTCTTGGTTTGGTCAAGACATTCAAATTGTGAATTGGGATACG GCAAATTCTGCTTATTTTGACTTATTTCCTACCTCCTGGCAAGCATTTACTAAACATCCCACCTCCCCACTTGTGGCCTGGCATGGCAAGCGTGTTTGTATCAGGGACGTGATGTTTCCGCTTTTGCCCAGAATGAGAAGAGGGTTGTATTACAACACATATGTG CCAGGTACTTGCGTTGGTTCTAATCTTTTTCGTGCCTTTTCGGAACATTTTCTCTATCGAATGAACATACCTCTTCATGGGCCCTTGGTTGTAAACAATATCCCAAAGGTAAAAGTTACCTTGTTGCGAAGAGGAAATCCAAAGAATAACAATGTTTATCGTCAAATTAAAAACCAAGATGTGTTGGTTTCAAAGATCAGAGAACTGAGCAACGTTGATGTTAAG GTTGTCGAATACAACTGGAAAGAAATATCATTTAAAGAACAGTTAACCATAACTCGTAACACAGACATCTTCATCGGAATGCACGGGGCCGGACTGACCCATTTTCTCTTCCTGCCTGATTGGGCTGTAGCAATTGAACT gtATAACTGTGGTGACAAGCACTGTTATCATGACCTTGCAAGACTACGTGGCGTCCATTATATGACCTGGCCGAAAGACCCATCGGTAGCACCGGTGGCGTCAGATCAAGGAAAGCATGCTGTTTATGGAAACAATCCGAAATTCTGGAATTGGACGTTTGATCCTGATACATTTAAGAAAATAGTGCAGAGAGCTGTGGAGTATGTTCTCAAAAATAACCAATATCAGGAAGCAGCGCAAGAGAAAATGAAGACAAATATGAAAGCAGAACTGTAG
- the LOC143461254 gene encoding EGF domain-specific O-linked N-acetylglucosamine transferase-like isoform X1, translating into MIHLCSLFSKHIMHCACLLIFLCAHAGTASFPANLPDDHLRFVLTHHPGLFNGNESCPPNFRNYKSDGSCWGYEPLCMADMKFGREYSSCASKKEENDFWELVDFGYVKKLQDELLVICKPNHNTDSYLYCTKYTRYCRAKHLYLDFTKLLIPGNTDKYREDVFEPGQIGGHCSFDKALLESQSKHKSPLQSWYAELQQFSQLPFKPMEETRNCDIVVNKTVVLMKLDYGGNMFHHFCDFFNLYVSQHVNDSWFGQDIQIVNWDTANSAYFDLFPTSWQAFTKHPTSPLVAWHGKRVCIRDVMFPLLPRMRRGLYYNTYVPGTCVGSNLFRAFSEHFLYRMNIPLHGPLVVNNIPKVKVTLLRRGNPKNNNVYRQIKNQDVLVSKIRELSNVDVKVVEYNWKEISFKEQLTITRNTDIFIGMHGAGLTHFLFLPDWAVAIELYNCGDKHCYHDLARLRGVHYMTWPKDPSVAPVASDQGKHAVYGNNPKFWNWTFDPDTFKKIVQRAVEYVLKNNQYQEAAQEKMKTNMKAEL; encoded by the exons atgatacatCTTTGTTCGTTATTTTCCAAACACATCATGCACTGTGCTTGTTTGCTCATCTTCTTGTGTGCTCATGCTGGAACAGCATCTTTTCCCGCAAATTTGCCAGACGACCATCTTAGATTCGTACTAACTCATCATCCAGGTCTATTCAATGGAAACGAATCTTGTCCTCCAAAT tttaggAATTATAAATCGGATGGTAGTTGCTGGGGATATGAGCCACTTTGCATGGCAGACATGAAGTTTGGAAGAGAGTATTCAAGTTGTGCATCAAAAAAGGAAGAGAATGATTTTTGGGAATTG GTTGACTTTGGATATGTTAAAAAGCTGCAGGATGAACTGCTGGTGATCTGTAAGCCCAATCACAACACAGATTCATATCTCTATTGTACAAA GTATACGAGATATTGCAGAGCTAAGCACCTTTACCTGGACTTCACAAAACTACTCATCCCAGGAAACACTGATAAATATCGTGAGGATGTCTTTGAACCCGGACAGATTGGTGGCCATTGTAGCTTTGATAAAGCACTACTTGAGTCCCAAAGCAAACATAAGAGCCCGCTGCAGTCATG GTATGCTGAGCTTCAGCAGTTTTCACAGCTTCCTTTTAAACCTATGGAAGAAACACGTAATTGTGATATTGTTGTGAATAAAACAGTCGTGTTGATGAAGCTTGACTACGGTGGGAACATGTTCCATCATTTTTGTGACTTCTTCAACCTCTATGTTTCACAACACGTTAATGACTCTTGGTTTGGTCAAGACATTCAAATTGTGAATTGGGATACG GCAAATTCTGCTTATTTTGACTTATTTCCTACCTCCTGGCAAGCATTTACTAAACATCCCACCTCCCCACTTGTGGCCTGGCATGGCAAGCGTGTTTGTATCAGGGACGTGATGTTTCCGCTTTTGCCCAGAATGAGAAGAGGGTTGTATTACAACACATATGTG CCAGGTACTTGCGTTGGTTCTAATCTTTTTCGTGCCTTTTCGGAACATTTTCTCTATCGAATGAACATACCTCTTCATGGGCCCTTGGTTGTAAACAATATCCCAAAGGTAAAAGTTACCTTGTTGCGAAGAGGAAATCCAAAGAATAACAATGTTTATCGTCAAATTAAAAACCAAGATGTGTTGGTTTCAAAGATCAGAGAACTGAGCAACGTTGATGTTAAG GTTGTCGAATACAACTGGAAAGAAATATCATTTAAAGAACAGTTAACCATAACTCGTAACACAGACATCTTCATCGGAATGCACGGGGCCGGACTGACCCATTTTCTCTTCCTGCCTGATTGGGCTGTAGCAATTGAACT gtATAACTGTGGTGACAAGCACTGTTATCATGACCTTGCAAGACTACGTGGCGTCCATTATATGACCTGGCCGAAAGACCCATCGGTAGCACCGGTGGCGTCAGATCAAGGAAAGCATGCTGTTTATGGAAACAATCCGAAATTCTGGAATTGGACGTTTGATCCTGATACATTTAAGAAAATAGTGCAGAGAGCTGTGGAGTATGTTCTCAAAAATAACCAATATCAGGAAGCAGCGCAAGAGAAAATGAAGACAAATATGAAAGCAGAACTGTAG
- the LOC143461254 gene encoding EGF domain-specific O-linked N-acetylglucosamine transferase-like isoform X3: protein MIHLCSLFSKHIMHCACLLIFLCAHAGTASFPANLPDDHLRFVLTHHPGLFNGNESCPPNFRNYKSDGSCWGYEPLCMADMKFGREYSSCASKKEENDFWELVDFGYVKKLQDELLVICKPNHNTDSYLYCTKYTRYCRAKHLYLDFTKLLIPGNTDKYREDVFEPGQIGGHCSFDKALLESQSKHKSPLQSWYAELQQFSQLPFKPMEETRNCDIVVNKTVVLMKLDYGGNMFHHFCDFFNLYVSQHVNDSWFGQDIQIVNWDTANSAYFDLFPTSWQAFTKHPTSPLVAWHGKRVCIRDVMFPLLPRMRRGLYYNTYVPGTCVGSNLFRAFSEHFLYRMNIPLHGPLVVNNIPKVKVTLLRRGNPKNNNVYRQIKNQDVLVSKIRELSNVDVKTSSSECTGPD, encoded by the exons atgatacatCTTTGTTCGTTATTTTCCAAACACATCATGCACTGTGCTTGTTTGCTCATCTTCTTGTGTGCTCATGCTGGAACAGCATCTTTTCCCGCAAATTTGCCAGACGACCATCTTAGATTCGTACTAACTCATCATCCAGGTCTATTCAATGGAAACGAATCTTGTCCTCCAAAT tttaggAATTATAAATCGGATGGTAGTTGCTGGGGATATGAGCCACTTTGCATGGCAGACATGAAGTTTGGAAGAGAGTATTCAAGTTGTGCATCAAAAAAGGAAGAGAATGATTTTTGGGAATTG GTTGACTTTGGATATGTTAAAAAGCTGCAGGATGAACTGCTGGTGATCTGTAAGCCCAATCACAACACAGATTCATATCTCTATTGTACAAA GTATACGAGATATTGCAGAGCTAAGCACCTTTACCTGGACTTCACAAAACTACTCATCCCAGGAAACACTGATAAATATCGTGAGGATGTCTTTGAACCCGGACAGATTGGTGGCCATTGTAGCTTTGATAAAGCACTACTTGAGTCCCAAAGCAAACATAAGAGCCCGCTGCAGTCATG GTATGCTGAGCTTCAGCAGTTTTCACAGCTTCCTTTTAAACCTATGGAAGAAACACGTAATTGTGATATTGTTGTGAATAAAACAGTCGTGTTGATGAAGCTTGACTACGGTGGGAACATGTTCCATCATTTTTGTGACTTCTTCAACCTCTATGTTTCACAACACGTTAATGACTCTTGGTTTGGTCAAGACATTCAAATTGTGAATTGGGATACG GCAAATTCTGCTTATTTTGACTTATTTCCTACCTCCTGGCAAGCATTTACTAAACATCCCACCTCCCCACTTGTGGCCTGGCATGGCAAGCGTGTTTGTATCAGGGACGTGATGTTTCCGCTTTTGCCCAGAATGAGAAGAGGGTTGTATTACAACACATATGTG CCAGGTACTTGCGTTGGTTCTAATCTTTTTCGTGCCTTTTCGGAACATTTTCTCTATCGAATGAACATACCTCTTCATGGGCCCTTGGTTGTAAACAATATCCCAAAGGTAAAAGTTACCTTGTTGCGAAGAGGAAATCCAAAGAATAACAATGTTTATCGTCAAATTAAAAACCAAGATGTGTTGGTTTCAAAGATCAGAGAACTGAGCAACGTTGATGTTAAG ACATCTTCATCGGAATGCACGGGGCCGGACTGA